ATGGGCGATTTAAGAGATTCTTATACTCGGAGATTGCTAGAGTTGAAGGAGCATATTCGATTCAGTTATGCACATCCCTTGTTGATAAACTTAAGAATAGAAGGCAATGACATGGCGTAAAATCCCTTGAAAGTCTTCAATCATTGCTGTCTGCTTCGCACCATGAGCATGAAAAAGTGCCTCCACTGCTTCGCCTTGGCCAGCTCCCACTTCCATGGCGACCCAGCCTTCTGGCTGTAATACCTCTGGTAAGAAGGGAGCTGTTTGCTCATAAAAAACTAAACCGGTCTCACCACCATCTAGCGCCAAGCGTGGTTCATATTCTCTTACCTTCTTAGCCAAGGTGGCAATCTCGGCAGAAGCAATATAGGGTGGATTGGATAGTAGCATGCCCACCTTGATGCCTGCTGTTTGGAGCGGCATGATCCCATCCCCCTCCAGCCAGGTAATTCGTGATTCAACTCCGAGCTTGGTAGCATTGCGCTGAGCATATTGTAAGGCACGAGGAGAGAGATCTACAGCAATCACTTGAACTTCAGGGAGATGATAGGCCAGTGTAACTGCAATAGCCCCACTACCTGTACCAATGTCGGCAATGGTGGAGACAGGGTGTTGATAGTAGCGCTTCAATGCAGCATCTACCAAAAGCTCCGTCTCTGGTCGGGGAATTAAACATCCTTCTCCTACATCAAAGGAGAGGCCGTAGAAATCCACATGGCCGATAATGTATTGAATCGGCTCCCCAGCAATACGACGCTGTAGCCAGCTCTCAAGCTGTTGCTCCAATGGAACTGCAAACGGATCGAGCCAATGGGTAAACAGAGTAGCCCGATCCCAGCCATGTAGCTCCCTGACGAGGATCTCAGCCTCCAACGCTGCTTCGTCTACTCCATGCTGTTGTAAAAAAAGAGAAGCCCGGCGTTGGGCCTCTTGTATGGTGAATGACATCATCTTTCTCTCCTTAGGCACTCTTGATTATGCGTGCGCCTTCATCCGTTCTGTTTGGTCATGTAGAATTAAGGCATCAATAATTTCATCCAATTCGCCATTGAGTACCATTTCAAGCTTATGCAGGGTTAATCCAATCCGATGATCGGTCACACGGCTCTGTGGATAATTGTACGTCCGGATCCGCTCACTGCGATCCCCTGTTCCAACAGCGGATTTCCTCACCTGATCATACTCTGCTTGCGCTTCTTGCTGATACTTATCATATAGACGCGCACGCAAAACCCGCATTGCCTTCTCCTTATTTTTGATCTGGGATTTTTCATCCTGACAGGAGACGACGATCCCAGTAGGAATGTGGGTAAGACGAACGGCAGATTGGGTGGTGTTTACACTCTGTCCACCTGGTCCACTGGAGCAGAATAGATCGATGCGGACATCGTTCTCATTAATCTCCACTTCTACTTCTTCCGCTTCTGGAAGAACAGCAACTGTTGCAGTGGAGGTGTGAATACGTCCTCCTGACTCAGTAGAAGGAATCCGTTGCACACGATGGGCACCACTCTCATATTTCAAGCGGCTATAGGCTCCTTTGCCCATCACCGAAAAAATCACTTCTTTGAAGCCACCTAGTTCAGTATAGTTGGCTTCCATGATCTCTGTCTTGTAACCATGGAGCTCGGCATACCGCGTGTACATCCGATACAGTGCTCCTGCAAATAATGCTGCTTCATCTCCACCTGCAGCACCACGGATCTCCACAATGACGTTCTTATCGTCGTTGGGGTCTTTGGGAAGGAGAAGAATCTTCAATTTCTCTTGAAGTTTTTCTGCTTGCTCAGATAATTCATCAATTTCCATTTTCACCATTTCCCGCATCTCGGCATCCAGTTTTTCACCGAGTAGGGATTTAGCATCCTGCAGTTGTTGGGCAACATCCTTATATTGACGATATACCTGAACAGTTTCATCAAGATCAGACTGTTCTTTGGAGTAGGTGCGCAACTTCTGGGGATCCGAAACAATATTGGGATCACAAAGGAGTTGATTTAACTCCTCAAAACGTTGCTCCACTTGCTCTAAACGTTCTAACATCATTTTCACCTCATTCTAATGAAGGCTGCATAACATTTTAATTATAGTGGAAGATATACTTATGTAGCAAGAGATTGTAAAAGAACCAATGGTTCACGAAACGGAACCATTGGTTATAAGCTCATGATTTATCTTATAAATCCATTTTATCGATTCATGTTACTGATACCATTTGTGTTGCTTCGCGTATCTACATTGGTACCAGGGGCATTGTAGCGAGGGGCG
Above is a genomic segment from Rubeoparvulum massiliense containing:
- the prmC gene encoding peptide chain release factor N(5)-glutamine methyltransferase, which produces MSFTIQEAQRRASLFLQQHGVDEAALEAEILVRELHGWDRATLFTHWLDPFAVPLEQQLESWLQRRIAGEPIQYIIGHVDFYGLSFDVGEGCLIPRPETELLVDAALKRYYQHPVSTIADIGTGSGAIAVTLAYHLPEVQVIAVDLSPRALQYAQRNATKLGVESRITWLEGDGIMPLQTAGIKVGMLLSNPPYIASAEIATLAKKVREYEPRLALDGGETGLVFYEQTAPFLPEVLQPEGWVAMEVGAGQGEAVEALFHAHGAKQTAMIEDFQGILRHVIAFYS
- the prfA gene encoding peptide chain release factor 1 encodes the protein MLERLEQVEQRFEELNQLLCDPNIVSDPQKLRTYSKEQSDLDETVQVYRQYKDVAQQLQDAKSLLGEKLDAEMREMVKMEIDELSEQAEKLQEKLKILLLPKDPNDDKNVIVEIRGAAGGDEAALFAGALYRMYTRYAELHGYKTEIMEANYTELGGFKEVIFSVMGKGAYSRLKYESGAHRVQRIPSTESGGRIHTSTATVAVLPEAEEVEVEINENDVRIDLFCSSGPGGQSVNTTQSAVRLTHIPTGIVVSCQDEKSQIKNKEKAMRVLRARLYDKYQQEAQAEYDQVRKSAVGTGDRSERIRTYNYPQSRVTDHRIGLTLHKLEMVLNGELDEIIDALILHDQTERMKAHA